One Persicobacter psychrovividus DNA window includes the following coding sequences:
- a CDS encoding Glu/Leu/Phe/Val dehydrogenase dimerization domain-containing protein, whose product MADVKEKKAMTESSIFTRVQTMGHEQIVFCHDEATGLKAIIGVHNTVLGPALGGTRMWDYASEDEALEDVLRLSRGMTYKNALAGLNIGGGKAVIIGDPKKVKNEALLRRFGKFVNSLGGKYVTAEDVNMGDIDMEYISYETKHVCGLAPTMGGAGNPSPVTAYGTYVGMKAAAKHTFGSDSLTGKRVAVQGAGSVGSTLVEYLTKEGAVVYVCDLFEERAAQVAAENGAQVVSMDEIYDLEVDIYSPCALGATINDDTIDRLKCKVIAGAANNQLKDEIKHGKILVDKGIVYAPDFLINAGGVIHVCLDHFTDYNRDRAMAMTERIYDTCLEILEQAQAENITPQEAAMKAAQKRIDQVARIKSTL is encoded by the coding sequence ATGGCTGACGTAAAGGAAAAAAAAGCTATGACAGAATCGTCTATTTTTACCCGAGTACAAACAATGGGGCACGAGCAGATCGTCTTTTGCCATGATGAAGCAACAGGCCTGAAAGCCATCATTGGTGTTCACAACACCGTTTTGGGTCCTGCTTTGGGAGGTACCAGAATGTGGGACTATGCCTCCGAGGATGAAGCACTCGAAGATGTGTTGCGCCTTTCTCGTGGAATGACCTATAAAAATGCCCTTGCCGGCCTGAATATTGGTGGTGGGAAAGCAGTCATTATCGGCGATCCTAAGAAAGTCAAGAATGAAGCCTTGCTTCGCCGTTTCGGAAAATTTGTAAACAGCCTTGGAGGAAAATATGTAACTGCTGAAGATGTTAATATGGGAGATATTGACATGGAGTACATTTCCTATGAAACCAAACATGTTTGTGGATTGGCCCCAACGATGGGTGGCGCAGGCAACCCTTCACCTGTAACAGCCTACGGAACCTATGTTGGGATGAAGGCTGCAGCCAAACACACCTTTGGCTCTGACAGCCTCACGGGTAAGCGTGTGGCAGTACAAGGCGCTGGTAGCGTTGGCTCCACTTTAGTGGAATACCTCACCAAAGAGGGTGCGGTGGTCTATGTTTGCGACCTTTTCGAAGAGCGAGCGGCGCAGGTGGCAGCAGAAAATGGCGCACAGGTGGTTTCAATGGACGAAATCTATGACCTTGAAGTAGATATCTATTCGCCTTGTGCCTTGGGAGCAACAATTAACGATGACACCATTGATCGCCTGAAGTGTAAAGTAATCGCTGGAGCGGCGAACAATCAGCTGAAAGACGAAATCAAACACGGAAAAATCCTTGTGGACAAAGGCATTGTCTATGCCCCTGACTTCTTGATTAATGCAGGCGGGGTGATTCATGTTTGCCTGGATCACTTTACGGACTACAACCGTGACCGTGCCATGGCCATGACCGAACGTATTTATGATACCTGTCTGGAGATTTTAGAACAGGCTCAAGCGGAAAACATCACGCCTCAGGAAGCGGCG